From the Girardinichthys multiradiatus isolate DD_20200921_A chromosome 22, DD_fGirMul_XY1, whole genome shotgun sequence genome, one window contains:
- the edaradd gene encoding ectodysplasin-A receptor-associated adapter protein isoform X1, giving the protein MSSLMACKEPFERTNSEPVEDTDTTSFVAEFSLEANYPVQVTDTNDAVTLHLSSMPSGYLHPSSHNKIRQPVEDVEDCICSTSTMPDFPKQLQILTSPCEKCCCPAPPPKISDLMNDKDLLDSLRLKLDPNHCTIKNWKNFASRWGMSYDELTLLEHRTQGSLSHSPTQEFLLRYNQKTVTELTELCRIYQRIDVLRLLQSWIEKDWPSRWQQTH; this is encoded by the exons AAAGAACCAATTCTGAGCCTGTTGAGGACACGGACACTACCAGCTTTGTGGCAGAGTTT TCGTTGGAGGCCAATTATCCTGTCCAAGTCACAGATACTAATG ATGCTGTGACACTACATCTTAGCTCCATGCCCTCTGGATACCTACACCCCTCCTCACACAACAAGATCAGACAG CCAGTTGAAGATGTGGAAGACTGCATTTGCTCAACATCTACTATGCCGg ACTTTCCCAAACAACTGCAAATACTcaccagtccatgtgaaaagtgCTGCTGCCCAGCACCCCCACCAAAGATCAGCGACCTCATGAATGACAAAGACCTGCTGGACTCACTGCGATTAAAACTGGATCCAAACCACTGTACAATCAAAAACTGGAAGAACTTTGCAAGCCGTTGGGGAATGAGCTATGATGAACTCACCTTGCTGGAGCATCGGACCCAGGGCTCCTTGTCTCACAGCCCCACTCAGGAGTTTCTGCTGCGCTACAACCAGAAGACGGTCACTGAGCTCACCGAACTGTGCCGCATCTATCAGCGCATCGATGTGCTACGGCTGCTGCAAAGCTGGATAGAGAAGGACTGGCCGTCACGCTGGCAACAGACTCACTAA
- the edaradd gene encoding ectodysplasin-A receptor-associated adapter protein isoform X2 has translation MRNDENKRTNSEPVEDTDTTSFVAEFSLEANYPVQVTDTNDAVTLHLSSMPSGYLHPSSHNKIRQPVEDVEDCICSTSTMPDFPKQLQILTSPCEKCCCPAPPPKISDLMNDKDLLDSLRLKLDPNHCTIKNWKNFASRWGMSYDELTLLEHRTQGSLSHSPTQEFLLRYNQKTVTELTELCRIYQRIDVLRLLQSWIEKDWPSRWQQTH, from the exons AAAGAACCAATTCTGAGCCTGTTGAGGACACGGACACTACCAGCTTTGTGGCAGAGTTT TCGTTGGAGGCCAATTATCCTGTCCAAGTCACAGATACTAATG ATGCTGTGACACTACATCTTAGCTCCATGCCCTCTGGATACCTACACCCCTCCTCACACAACAAGATCAGACAG CCAGTTGAAGATGTGGAAGACTGCATTTGCTCAACATCTACTATGCCGg ACTTTCCCAAACAACTGCAAATACTcaccagtccatgtgaaaagtgCTGCTGCCCAGCACCCCCACCAAAGATCAGCGACCTCATGAATGACAAAGACCTGCTGGACTCACTGCGATTAAAACTGGATCCAAACCACTGTACAATCAAAAACTGGAAGAACTTTGCAAGCCGTTGGGGAATGAGCTATGATGAACTCACCTTGCTGGAGCATCGGACCCAGGGCTCCTTGTCTCACAGCCCCACTCAGGAGTTTCTGCTGCGCTACAACCAGAAGACGGTCACTGAGCTCACCGAACTGTGCCGCATCTATCAGCGCATCGATGTGCTACGGCTGCTGCAAAGCTGGATAGAGAAGGACTGGCCGTCACGCTGGCAACAGACTCACTAA